One Paraburkholderia sp. PREW-6R genomic region harbors:
- a CDS encoding zinc-binding alcohol dehydrogenase family protein has product MKAVVYNESVPLDSPDALTDTTLPEAEPTGYDLLVEVHSVSVNPVDTKIRGGVLPPPAEPKVLGWDASGVVRTVGDKVTLFKPGDRVMYAGSLLRAGTNSELHLIDERIVGPMPKSLSFEEAAALPLTSVTAWELLFDRLQVREGKNPIGTLLVIGGAGGVGSILVQLARQLTGLTVIATASRPETREWVSKLGAHHVIDHTAPMPKQLRDLGIDQVDYVASLTHTDKHLVEITQMLAPQGKLGLIDDPESLDVPILKPKSISLHWELMYTRSMYQTPDMIEQHNILVRVAELVDAGVLRTTLAEHFGTINAANLRRAHTLIESGKARGKIVLSGF; this is encoded by the coding sequence ATGAAAGCTGTTGTCTATAACGAGTCTGTTCCGCTCGATTCGCCCGATGCCCTGACCGACACCACGTTGCCCGAGGCTGAGCCGACCGGGTATGACCTGTTGGTGGAAGTGCATTCGGTTTCGGTGAACCCGGTCGATACCAAGATCCGTGGCGGCGTGCTGCCGCCTCCAGCGGAACCTAAGGTACTTGGCTGGGATGCGTCCGGCGTGGTGCGCACCGTGGGCGACAAAGTCACCCTGTTCAAGCCCGGCGATCGCGTCATGTACGCCGGTTCGCTGTTACGGGCGGGCACCAACAGCGAGCTGCACCTGATCGACGAGCGCATCGTCGGCCCGATGCCGAAGAGCCTTAGCTTCGAGGAAGCGGCCGCGCTGCCGCTGACCTCGGTCACGGCGTGGGAGTTGCTGTTCGACCGTTTGCAAGTGCGCGAAGGCAAAAATCCGATCGGGACGCTGCTGGTCATTGGTGGCGCTGGCGGCGTCGGCTCGATACTGGTCCAGCTGGCGCGCCAGTTGACCGGCCTGACCGTGATCGCCACCGCATCGCGGCCGGAAACGCGGGAGTGGGTAAGCAAGCTTGGTGCGCACCATGTGATCGATCACACGGCGCCGATGCCGAAGCAGTTGCGCGACCTTGGCATTGACCAGGTCGATTACGTGGCGAGCCTGACCCACACCGACAAGCACCTCGTCGAAATCACCCAGATGCTGGCGCCGCAGGGCAAGCTCGGGCTGATCGATGACCCCGAGTCGCTCGACGTGCCGATTCTCAAGCCCAAGAGCATCTCGCTGCACTGGGAATTGATGTACACCCGTTCGATGTACCAGACCCCGGACATGATCGAGCAGCACAATATTCTGGTGCGCGTCGCCGAGCTGGTCGACGCGGGCGTGCTGCGCACGACGCTGGCAGAGCATTTCGGCACGATCAACGCCGCCAATCTGCGTCGCGCCCATACCTTGATCGAGAGCGGCAAGGCGCGCGGCAAGATCGTGCTATCCGGCTTTTGA
- a CDS encoding SDR family oxidoreductase: MSAIKKVAIVTGASQGMGEGIVNGFRARGYGVIATSRSIKPSTDPDMVTIAGDIGDPSTGERLVAAALDRFGRIDTLVNNAGIYIGKPFTEYTEEDYRLKLKTNLDGFFFTTQQVIPVMLDQGSGHVVQITASTAEFASSRSPAFIAMLTKGGMNSATKSLAMEYATRGIRVNAVAPGVIRTPMHDPESVEKLAAFHPMNKLGEVEDIVRAVLYLEDATFSTGEILHVDGGLIAGR, from the coding sequence ATGTCAGCTATCAAGAAAGTGGCTATTGTTACCGGCGCCTCGCAAGGCATGGGCGAGGGCATCGTCAACGGTTTTCGCGCCCGAGGCTACGGCGTGATCGCCACGTCACGCTCGATCAAGCCTTCAACTGATCCGGACATGGTGACCATCGCCGGCGACATCGGCGATCCGAGCACGGGCGAGCGTCTGGTCGCCGCGGCCCTCGACAGGTTCGGCCGCATCGATACGCTGGTGAACAATGCCGGCATCTACATCGGCAAACCGTTCACTGAATATACCGAGGAAGATTACCGGCTGAAACTGAAGACCAATCTCGACGGCTTCTTCTTCACCACCCAGCAGGTGATTCCGGTGATGCTGGACCAGGGCAGTGGCCATGTCGTCCAGATCACGGCCTCCACGGCGGAGTTCGCCAGTTCACGCTCTCCTGCCTTCATCGCGATGCTGACCAAAGGCGGCATGAACTCGGCGACCAAGAGCCTGGCGATGGAATATGCGACGCGTGGCATCCGCGTGAACGCTGTGGCTCCCGGCGTCATCCGAACGCCGATGCACGATCCAGAGAGCGTTGAAAAACTGGCTGCCTTCCATCCCATGAACAAGCTGGGTGAGGTAGAGGATATCGTTCGGGCAGTGCTCTACCTCGAAGACGCCACGTTCTCGACCGGCGAGATTCTTCACGTCGATGGCGGTCTCATCGCCGGGCGTTAA
- a CDS encoding GNAT family N-acetyltransferase — protein MTTRIELLKPTIAMLGSYVSALEAGWSPDNVRKEIAAREQLDAIKLNATAFVDGLDDPTASGGPISLPDGSTVARLPGIVRWIWDGAVSGAIGFRWRPGTAELPPHVLGHIGFSVVPWRRGNGYARQALSLMLEEARLRGLPYVELTVDPDNMASQRVIAACGGLVIERFRKTAAYGNAQALRYRIDLHD, from the coding sequence ATGACAACCAGGATCGAACTCCTGAAGCCCACGATTGCGATGCTGGGAAGCTACGTTTCGGCCCTGGAGGCCGGCTGGTCGCCTGATAATGTTCGTAAGGAGATTGCTGCGCGCGAACAGCTGGATGCCATCAAATTGAACGCAACGGCATTCGTCGACGGGCTGGATGATCCGACCGCATCGGGTGGCCCGATCTCTCTGCCCGATGGCTCGACCGTCGCCCGTCTGCCAGGCATCGTCCGATGGATTTGGGACGGCGCTGTCAGCGGTGCGATCGGCTTTCGCTGGCGGCCTGGAACGGCCGAGTTGCCGCCCCATGTGCTCGGACATATCGGCTTCTCAGTTGTGCCGTGGAGGCGCGGCAACGGCTACGCCCGGCAGGCCCTCAGTCTGATGCTGGAAGAAGCGAGACTACGGGGCTTGCCCTATGTGGAGCTAACGGTCGATCCCGACAATATGGCCTCACAGCGGGTCATCGCAGCATGCGGTGGTCTCGTGATCGAACGGTTCAGGAAGACGGCCGCCTATGGAAATGCCCAAGCGCTTCGTTATCGCATCGATCTCCACGACTGA
- a CDS encoding LysR family transcriptional regulator translates to MTDQKRTALDWEDVRIFVALARHGSLSAAARMLSVNHATIARRLRSLEESLGEKLVERRPEGYVLTPAGTRALEAASDMEQAAQVLKRGVADGAPAGLVRINSSPGLSAGFLASRLVNLTIRYPKLDIDLAPALRSVSLERHEADIAIRFDKPTDGDIIARLLTTVGYGFYGTEEACRSVEANGELVCIGFNEADAYLSAAKWMSEHFPLARVAFRAKDQFLQSIAARSGVGLALIPHYIGRSDPLLRSCDLGACLPSREVYLVTRRRDRKEATIRLVAEEIIAMFEQARELFL, encoded by the coding sequence ATGACTGATCAAAAACGCACAGCTCTCGACTGGGAAGACGTCCGCATCTTCGTAGCACTCGCACGGCACGGTAGCCTGTCGGCGGCCGCCCGGATGCTGTCGGTCAATCACGCGACGATTGCCCGGCGACTTCGTTCTCTCGAGGAAAGTCTTGGAGAAAAGCTCGTCGAGCGACGGCCTGAAGGCTATGTGCTGACGCCTGCCGGAACGCGTGCGCTAGAAGCGGCAAGTGACATGGAACAGGCAGCCCAGGTCCTTAAACGCGGCGTGGCAGATGGCGCGCCCGCAGGACTGGTCCGGATAAACTCGTCGCCCGGTTTGTCGGCTGGCTTTCTTGCATCGCGCCTCGTGAACCTGACGATCCGCTATCCGAAGTTGGACATCGACCTCGCTCCTGCACTTCGATCGGTCAGCCTTGAACGGCATGAAGCTGATATCGCGATCCGGTTCGACAAACCCACGGACGGCGACATCATCGCGCGTCTGCTGACCACGGTCGGTTACGGGTTCTATGGAACGGAGGAGGCCTGTCGCTCTGTCGAGGCAAACGGCGAACTGGTGTGTATCGGGTTTAACGAGGCGGACGCGTACCTGTCCGCAGCAAAATGGATGTCCGAACACTTTCCCCTCGCTCGGGTCGCGTTTCGCGCAAAAGACCAGTTTCTCCAATCGATCGCTGCGCGTTCAGGTGTCGGCCTTGCGCTGATTCCCCACTACATTGGACGCAGCGACCCATTGTTGCGGAGCTGTGATCTCGGAGCCTGCTTGCCCAGCAGAGAGGTGTATCTGGTGACGCGCCGCCGCGACAGAAAGGAAGCGACGATCCGACTCGTCGCCGAAGAGATCATTGCAATGTTTGAGCAGGCTCGCGAGCTGTTCCTCTGA
- the phnA gene encoding phosphonoacetate hydrolase has translation MSRKIEVNNRTYSIPSQPTIVVCVDGCEQDYVNQAILAGKAPFLASLRSSGTVLAGDCVVPSFTNPNNLSIVTGAPPSVHGICGNFFFDEETQTEVLMNDPRYLRAPTILAEMARAGASVAVVTAKDKLRSLLGHRLEGICFSAEKADQVTRQQHGIDDILARVGMPVPSVYSAELSEFVFAAGLSILREERPDLMYLSTTDYVQHKHAPGTPEANAFYAMMDHYLQRLHDEGAVLGVTADHGMNAKTDAIGRPNIVFLQDRLDEQYGAQATRVILPITDPYVVHHGALGSYATVYLRDGNVSGREIMAFIAAIDGVEAVLTRAEASERFELPSDRIGDIVVLGERLTVLGSAADKHDLSGLTVPLRSHGGLSEQKVPLIFNRKLRDIAGTRRLRNFDVFDLALNHLA, from the coding sequence ATGAGTCGTAAGATCGAAGTCAATAACCGGACCTACTCGATACCTTCTCAACCGACGATCGTGGTGTGTGTCGACGGCTGCGAGCAGGACTACGTCAATCAGGCGATCCTCGCTGGCAAGGCGCCATTTCTTGCCAGCTTGCGATCGTCTGGAACGGTGCTCGCGGGCGATTGCGTCGTACCGTCATTTACCAACCCGAACAACCTGTCCATCGTCACCGGCGCACCGCCCTCGGTGCATGGCATATGTGGCAATTTCTTTTTCGACGAAGAGACCCAAACTGAAGTCCTGATGAACGACCCCAGGTATCTGCGCGCGCCCACCATTCTTGCCGAGATGGCGCGCGCGGGCGCCAGTGTCGCGGTGGTGACGGCGAAGGACAAGCTGCGAAGTCTGCTAGGCCACCGTCTGGAAGGGATCTGCTTTTCAGCGGAGAAAGCCGACCAGGTCACGCGGCAGCAGCATGGCATCGACGACATTCTTGCGAGAGTCGGCATGCCGGTGCCTTCGGTGTATAGCGCGGAACTCTCCGAATTCGTCTTTGCCGCCGGTCTGTCCATTCTGCGTGAGGAGCGGCCGGACCTGATGTACCTCTCTACCACTGACTACGTGCAGCACAAGCATGCGCCAGGTACACCCGAGGCGAACGCCTTTTACGCAATGATGGACCACTACCTGCAGCGATTGCACGACGAAGGCGCGGTGCTGGGCGTGACGGCCGATCACGGCATGAACGCTAAAACCGATGCGATCGGGCGTCCGAACATAGTTTTTCTGCAGGACAGGCTCGACGAGCAGTATGGTGCGCAGGCAACGCGCGTCATTCTGCCTATCACCGATCCGTACGTGGTCCATCACGGCGCACTGGGCTCCTACGCGACCGTCTATCTGCGAGACGGCAATGTAAGCGGACGCGAAATCATGGCGTTCATTGCCGCAATCGACGGAGTGGAGGCGGTACTGACCCGGGCGGAGGCAAGCGAGCGGTTCGAGCTACCGTCGGACCGGATCGGCGACATTGTCGTGCTGGGCGAACGGCTCACGGTGCTTGGCAGCGCCGCCGACAAGCACGATCTGTCTGGACTCACCGTACCGCTGCGGTCTCACGGCGGCTTGTCGGAACAGAAGGTGCCCCTCATCTTTAATCGCAAGCTGCGCGACATTGCCGGTACACGGCGTTTGCGAAATTTCGATGTATTCGATCTTGCATTGAATCACCTCGCCTGA
- a CDS encoding transketolase family protein — protein sequence MTAIAEKKPRLTTSAMIASIASEGQKTRPAPFGHALVAEAEKRHNIVGLSADLSKYTDLHIFGNAFPKRFFQMGMAEQLLMGAAGGMAKEGFIPFATTYAVFATRRAYDFIHQIIAEENLNVKICAALPGLTTGYGPSHQATEDLALMRAIPGMTVIDPCDALDTEQAVAAIAAHDGPVYMRLLRGKVPAVLDDYDYQFELGKAKMLRDGKDALIISSGIMTMRALDAAQALDDGSASVGVLHVPTIKPLDEATIIEQCRKQGRLVIVAENHSVIGGLGDAVTSALVRHRVLPEFRHIGLPDQFLDAGALPTLHDRYGISTASIVESIKTWLK from the coding sequence ATGACTGCCATCGCTGAAAAGAAACCTCGCCTGACCACGTCCGCGATGATTGCGTCCATCGCATCGGAAGGCCAGAAGACGCGCCCTGCTCCTTTCGGCCACGCATTGGTCGCGGAAGCGGAAAAGCGGCACAACATCGTCGGCCTGTCCGCGGATCTGTCCAAGTACACGGACCTGCATATCTTCGGCAACGCGTTTCCGAAGCGGTTCTTCCAGATGGGCATGGCCGAGCAGCTTCTGATGGGCGCGGCGGGCGGCATGGCCAAGGAAGGCTTCATTCCGTTCGCCACGACCTACGCCGTGTTCGCGACCCGCCGGGCCTATGACTTCATTCATCAGATCATCGCTGAGGAAAACCTCAATGTGAAGATCTGCGCCGCGTTGCCGGGTCTGACGACTGGCTACGGCCCCAGCCATCAGGCGACCGAAGATCTGGCGCTGATGCGCGCCATTCCCGGCATGACCGTGATCGATCCATGCGATGCACTCGACACGGAGCAGGCCGTGGCCGCGATTGCTGCGCACGACGGCCCTGTCTATATGCGTCTGCTGCGCGGCAAGGTGCCCGCCGTGCTGGACGACTACGACTACCAGTTCGAGCTCGGCAAAGCGAAGATGCTGCGAGACGGGAAGGACGCCCTCATTATCTCGTCCGGCATCATGACAATGCGCGCGCTTGACGCCGCACAAGCACTCGATGACGGGTCGGCTAGCGTTGGCGTATTGCACGTGCCGACAATCAAGCCGCTCGACGAAGCGACCATCATCGAGCAATGCAGGAAGCAGGGACGCCTTGTGATCGTCGCGGAGAATCACAGCGTCATCGGGGGCCTCGGCGATGCGGTGACGAGCGCGCTCGTGCGCCACCGCGTGCTGCCTGAATTCCGGCATATCGGCCTGCCCGACCAGTTCCTCGACGCGGGCGCGCTACCGACGCTGCACGACCGCTACGGCATCTCGACGGCTTCAATCGTCGAGTCGATCAAGACGTGGCTGAAGTAA
- a CDS encoding transketolase, translating into MGEVQGQGYIGQALGLADALAVAWCHAMNIRPAEPEWEGRDRFLLSHGHYAIALYAALIEAGVIAEDELETYGSDDSRLPMSGMATYTPGMEISGGSLGQGLTIAVGMALGLRLKGSPATVYNSMSDGELDEGATWEAALSAAHHGLGNLITMVDINRQQADGPSHDVLAFEPLADKWLSFGWHVERVNGNDLPALVEAFDRARALKEAKPRVILLDTLMGKGVPFLETREKNHFIRVDAEEWQQAIAVLDENHKQAQQGDKA; encoded by the coding sequence ATGGGCGAAGTGCAAGGCCAAGGCTACATCGGGCAGGCGCTTGGACTCGCCGACGCGCTCGCGGTAGCCTGGTGTCATGCGATGAATATCCGCCCCGCAGAGCCCGAATGGGAAGGCCGCGACCGCTTCCTGCTCTCGCACGGGCACTACGCGATCGCGCTATACGCCGCGCTGATCGAAGCGGGCGTCATCGCCGAAGATGAACTCGAAACCTACGGCTCGGACGACAGCCGCCTGCCGATGTCCGGCATGGCGACTTACACGCCCGGCATGGAAATCTCGGGCGGCTCGCTCGGCCAGGGACTCACGATTGCGGTTGGCATGGCGCTCGGCCTGCGTCTGAAGGGCAGCCCGGCGACCGTCTACAACTCGATGTCGGACGGCGAACTCGACGAAGGTGCGACGTGGGAAGCCGCGCTCTCCGCCGCGCACCACGGTCTTGGCAACCTCATCACCATGGTTGACATCAACCGCCAGCAGGCCGACGGCCCGTCTCATGACGTACTCGCCTTCGAGCCGCTCGCCGACAAGTGGCTGTCGTTCGGCTGGCATGTCGAGCGCGTGAATGGCAACGATCTGCCCGCGCTCGTCGAAGCGTTCGATCGCGCCCGTGCACTCAAGGAAGCGAAGCCGCGCGTCATTCTGCTCGACACGCTGATGGGCAAGGGCGTCCCCTTTCTCGAGACACGCGAGAAGAATCACTTCATCCGAGTCGATGCAGAGGAGTGGCAGCAAGCCATCGCAGTGCTCGACGAGAACCACAAGCAAGCCCAGCAGGGAGACAAGGCATGA
- a CDS encoding NAD(P)-dependent oxidoreductase produces MNVTFIGIGAIGLPMALQIKRAGHTVTGVDLSSRARECGQESGLATVDSFGAAPRSDVVVAMVATPQQLASLVDSVGTKLEGQTWIVMSTVGPDAVREQGERLVAAGARVVDAPVTGGTARAKTGELVIFASGRQADIDAVRPVLDAMGSVRVTGQRLGDGQAIKVVNQHLCSVHIVAAAEALSLARSLGLDPAAVLELVEKGAAGSWMLSDRGPRMLQGTDVTVTSSINIFVKDSDLVAQAAKSCGADVPLLSIAKARYTRAAEEGLGLRDDSRVIETWR; encoded by the coding sequence ATGAATGTGACATTTATCGGCATCGGCGCGATCGGCTTGCCGATGGCATTGCAGATCAAACGCGCGGGCCACACCGTGACCGGCGTCGATCTCTCGAGCCGCGCACGGGAATGTGGCCAGGAAAGCGGCCTTGCCACTGTGGACAGCTTCGGCGCCGCGCCCCGTTCCGACGTGGTGGTCGCGATGGTCGCGACACCTCAGCAACTCGCCTCGCTGGTCGACAGCGTGGGCACGAAACTGGAAGGCCAGACATGGATCGTCATGTCAACGGTCGGCCCGGATGCGGTGCGCGAACAGGGCGAACGTCTCGTTGCGGCAGGCGCGCGGGTCGTCGATGCCCCCGTGACGGGCGGCACCGCACGCGCGAAAACCGGCGAACTCGTGATCTTCGCATCAGGCCGGCAGGCGGACATCGACGCGGTGCGCCCGGTGCTCGACGCAATGGGCAGCGTGCGCGTCACCGGTCAGAGGCTCGGCGACGGTCAGGCCATCAAGGTCGTGAACCAGCATCTGTGCTCGGTGCATATCGTGGCCGCCGCAGAAGCGCTTAGCCTCGCACGCTCGCTCGGTCTCGATCCTGCCGCGGTACTCGAACTGGTCGAGAAAGGCGCGGCAGGCTCCTGGATGCTGTCCGACCGCGGCCCCCGCATGCTTCAGGGGACCGACGTAACGGTCACGAGTTCGATCAACATTTTCGTGAAGGATAGCGATCTTGTCGCTCAAGCGGCGAAATCGTGCGGTGCGGACGTGCCGCTGCTTTCCATTGCGAAGGCCCGTTATACCAGGGCGGCAGAAGAAGGACTCGGCCTGCGCGACGACAGCCGCGTGATTGAAACCTGGCGCTAG
- a CDS encoding LysR substrate-binding domain-containing protein: MNVFRKVPLSYIRVYEAAGRSLSFADAARELNLSPSAVSHSVRKLEELLGHRLFQRSTREVRLTREGAMLMEHIQRGMDEMQRGFALLTKEERAPLRLHTAPSFATQWLLPRLAGFVRDHPNIDLRFSASTEYARFDDDFDLDIVYGEPKPSPHKKIPLGVEGLAPLCTPALAEYIRTPEDLYGVPLIQCEVQMYQWAGWFEANHLPPPTHYGLRFDRSAMAIAAAVDSLGVVLESTLLSERELQRGELVRPLAGSTREVDYVGHYLVHPRWPQRHEAFETFKAWFLKELGIGDETAETAEVAKS, from the coding sequence ATGAACGTTTTCCGCAAGGTCCCGCTGTCGTATATCCGGGTTTACGAGGCTGCCGGTCGATCGCTTTCTTTCGCTGATGCGGCGCGCGAGCTCAACCTGTCGCCGAGCGCGGTTAGCCATTCCGTGCGTAAGCTCGAAGAGCTGCTTGGCCATCGGCTGTTCCAGCGCAGCACCCGGGAAGTGCGCCTGACGCGCGAAGGCGCGATGCTGATGGAGCACATCCAGCGCGGCATGGACGAGATGCAGCGCGGCTTTGCGCTGCTGACCAAGGAGGAACGCGCGCCGCTTCGACTGCACACGGCGCCCAGCTTCGCGACGCAATGGCTGCTGCCACGGCTTGCGGGGTTCGTGCGGGATCATCCGAACATCGACCTGCGATTTTCTGCGAGCACCGAGTACGCGCGTTTCGACGATGACTTCGATCTCGATATCGTCTATGGCGAACCGAAGCCTTCGCCGCACAAGAAGATCCCGCTCGGTGTGGAAGGACTGGCACCGCTATGTACGCCGGCGCTCGCGGAGTACATCCGCACGCCAGAGGATCTGTATGGCGTGCCGCTGATTCAGTGTGAGGTCCAGATGTACCAATGGGCGGGATGGTTCGAAGCAAACCACCTTCCGCCGCCGACGCACTACGGCCTGCGCTTCGACCGCAGCGCGATGGCGATCGCCGCTGCGGTCGACAGCCTGGGCGTCGTGCTTGAATCCACGCTTCTCTCCGAACGCGAACTGCAACGCGGCGAACTCGTGAGGCCGCTTGCCGGCTCTACGCGGGAAGTCGACTACGTAGGGCACTACCTTGTGCATCCTAGATGGCCGCAGAGGCACGAGGCGTTCGAGACGTTCAAGGCCTGGTTTCTGAAGGAACTTGGAATCGGCGACGAGACGGCTGAGACAGCCGAGGTGGCAAAGTCATAA
- a CDS encoding 4-oxalocrotonate tautomerase family protein produces the protein MPIVNILVTREGTRAGAERTTREQKAAVYKGIADLLFNVMGKPHEDTTVIFQEHEIDDFGQGGLPLSDYRNHRERNCQDT, from the coding sequence ATGCCGATTGTCAATATTCTGGTCACACGCGAAGGCACCCGTGCGGGTGCGGAGCGTACCACCCGCGAGCAAAAAGCCGCCGTGTACAAAGGCATCGCCGACCTGCTTTTTAATGTCATGGGCAAGCCGCATGAGGATACAACCGTCATCTTTCAGGAGCATGAGATCGACGATTTCGGTCAGGGCGGCTTGCCGCTGTCCGACTACCGGAACCACCGTGAGCGGAATTGTCAGGATACCTGA
- a CDS encoding MFS transporter yields the protein MNTSKRGRAVKVAVASMIGSAVESYDFFIYGTAAAAWFGKIFFHTAEPIVGIMAAFATLAIGFLMRPLGGYLAGHYGDRIGRKAVLFWSLVAMGGATVLIGFLPTYSQAGVVAPILLILLRMIQGIGFGAEWGGAVLMACEHAPAKRRGFFGAIPQIGIPLGLLLANGAFLLSGALLEGDWIWRTPFLMSFLMVAIGIFIRMSVSESPEFEAVKAENKVMKQPALEVVKSDWRSILKIVGLRMAETGGYYITTSFMLSYVALAHVSTTRHILWGTLIGSAVGLVSHLMYGALSDRIGRRPVFMFGALFTIAFGVPMFMLINTGAIIMVIVAVALSLLFSHDPIFAVEASWFSEQFPANVRSSGISLGYNGASVIAGLLPIIATGMFGAFGWIGPALMFSALGVVSACCALTMRETAPAVLEKRGQRAKPEPRLAA from the coding sequence ATGAATACGAGCAAACGAGGCCGCGCGGTTAAGGTCGCCGTCGCGTCGATGATCGGCTCAGCAGTCGAGAGCTATGACTTTTTCATTTATGGAACGGCCGCTGCCGCGTGGTTCGGCAAGATCTTCTTTCACACCGCGGAGCCAATCGTCGGCATCATGGCGGCCTTCGCCACGCTGGCCATCGGTTTCCTCATGCGCCCGCTTGGCGGCTATCTCGCAGGCCACTATGGGGACCGCATCGGCCGCAAGGCGGTGCTGTTCTGGTCGCTGGTCGCGATGGGCGGCGCAACCGTGCTAATCGGGTTTTTGCCGACTTACTCGCAGGCTGGCGTCGTCGCGCCCATCCTGCTGATTCTTCTGCGCATGATTCAGGGCATCGGCTTTGGTGCGGAATGGGGAGGCGCGGTTCTGATGGCGTGCGAACATGCGCCTGCAAAACGCCGCGGCTTTTTTGGCGCGATCCCACAGATCGGCATTCCGCTCGGCCTCCTGCTCGCGAACGGCGCGTTTTTGCTGTCGGGCGCGTTGCTGGAGGGGGACTGGATCTGGCGCACGCCGTTCCTGATGTCGTTCCTGATGGTTGCCATCGGCATCTTCATCCGGATGAGCGTATCGGAATCGCCTGAATTCGAAGCGGTAAAGGCAGAGAACAAGGTGATGAAGCAGCCTGCGCTCGAAGTCGTCAAAAGCGACTGGCGCAGCATCCTGAAGATCGTCGGCCTGCGCATGGCGGAGACCGGTGGCTACTACATCACAACCAGCTTCATGTTGTCATACGTGGCGCTCGCGCATGTGTCGACAACCCGCCATATCCTGTGGGGTACGTTGATTGGCTCGGCGGTCGGACTTGTGAGCCATCTGATGTACGGCGCTCTTAGCGACAGGATCGGCCGCCGTCCGGTTTTCATGTTCGGCGCGCTCTTTACCATCGCCTTTGGTGTGCCGATGTTCATGCTGATCAACACCGGCGCAATCATCATGGTGATCGTTGCGGTCGCGCTGTCTCTGCTGTTCAGCCACGATCCGATTTTTGCAGTGGAGGCTAGCTGGTTCTCCGAGCAGTTCCCTGCAAACGTGCGCTCCTCGGGCATTTCGCTGGGCTACAACGGGGCGTCGGTGATCGCGGGGTTGCTGCCGATCATCGCGACGGGCATGTTCGGCGCCTTTGGCTGGATCGGGCCCGCACTGATGTTCTCGGCGCTCGGAGTGGTATCGGCCTGCTGTGCCCTGACTATGAGGGAAACCGCGCCGGCCGTGCTCGAAAAGCGAGGCCAGCGCGCGAAACCGGAGCCCAGGCTCGCCGCCTGA
- a CDS encoding oxidoreductase → MTTSETPTVALVGPGAIGTTIAAALHEIGHTPTICGRSAHERLELRFDGGHITVPGPVRTEPAEIRGTFELVFVAVKSTQVEATAPWLAALCNENTVVCALQNGVEQKALFAPYLSGGPVLPSVVWFPAQRELDTSVWLRGKPRLTLPDTPATSVVLAALHGTRCAVDVAADFTSVAWRKLLQNAVAGLMVLAGRRAGMFSRVDITRLSLGYLKECLEVARAEGATLGDEVPQEIIDGFHRSPPDLGTSILADRQAGHPLEWDSRNGVVQRRGRVHGIPTPISDVIVPLLAAASDGPG, encoded by the coding sequence ATGACGACGTCTGAAACGCCAACGGTTGCACTCGTTGGCCCAGGGGCCATCGGCACGACCATCGCAGCGGCGCTCCATGAGATCGGGCACACGCCGACGATTTGCGGGCGCTCGGCGCACGAGCGCCTCGAGTTGCGCTTCGACGGTGGCCATATCACCGTGCCGGGGCCCGTGCGCACTGAACCGGCCGAGATCAGAGGTACATTCGAACTGGTCTTCGTCGCGGTCAAGTCGACGCAAGTGGAAGCGACGGCGCCTTGGCTCGCTGCATTGTGTAACGAAAACACGGTTGTCTGCGCGCTGCAAAACGGTGTCGAGCAGAAAGCCCTTTTTGCGCCGTACCTGTCTGGCGGCCCAGTGCTGCCCTCGGTAGTGTGGTTTCCCGCTCAACGCGAACTGGACACCTCGGTATGGCTACGCGGCAAACCACGCCTCACGCTGCCGGACACCCCGGCGACCAGCGTCGTGCTCGCGGCTTTGCACGGCACGCGGTGCGCGGTCGACGTGGCGGCGGATTTCACCTCTGTCGCATGGCGAAAGCTGCTGCAGAACGCTGTCGCGGGTTTGATGGTTCTGGCGGGTCGCCGTGCGGGCATGTTTTCCCGCGTCGATATCACGAGACTGTCTTTAGGTTACCTAAAGGAATGTCTCGAAGTCGCGCGTGCGGAAGGCGCGACTCTGGGTGACGAAGTGCCGCAGGAGATCATCGATGGATTTCATCGTTCCCCGCCGGACCTGGGTACTTCCATTCTCGCTGACCGGCAGGCCGGCCACCCGCTCGAATGGGACAGCCGGAACGGGGTCGTGCAGCGACGTGGCCGCGTTCACGGCATCCCTACACCAATCAGCGATGTGATCGTGCCGCTTCTGGCCGCCGCGAGCGACGGACCTGGCTGA